Proteins encoded within one genomic window of Hahella chejuensis KCTC 2396:
- a CDS encoding ComF family protein has product MEDIISRTKKLSTFLREKVNSLQLKHCLLCLESGGSAHICTACSTDLTPPKHPCSRCGVSRIASDAVPCGRCLRQPPHFDASTSAFDYIFPMNHIIGQLKYGDKRYWARALAQAALPAFQQAYAHISAPILIPVPMHKSKQRKRGFNQAELLARSLARYANAKYSNKLCRRIKASPPQTGLNRKSRRSNVKNGFEASSKLPQQPLIIIDDVVTTGSTVDELARTLKQAGALEVYVFSIARRSMD; this is encoded by the coding sequence ATGGAAGACATAATAAGCCGGACCAAAAAGCTGTCAACCTTTCTCAGAGAAAAGGTTAACAGCTTACAACTAAAGCATTGCCTGCTTTGCCTCGAATCAGGTGGTAGCGCCCATATTTGCACCGCCTGCTCCACAGACTTAACGCCTCCCAAACATCCCTGCTCCCGCTGCGGCGTCAGCCGGATAGCCTCCGACGCAGTTCCCTGCGGTCGCTGTCTTCGACAACCCCCACACTTTGACGCCAGCACCAGCGCCTTTGACTATATCTTTCCAATGAATCACATCATCGGACAGCTGAAGTATGGAGACAAACGATATTGGGCCAGGGCGTTAGCGCAGGCGGCCCTCCCTGCGTTTCAACAGGCCTACGCACACATTTCCGCCCCCATTCTGATACCGGTTCCAATGCACAAGAGCAAGCAACGTAAACGCGGATTCAACCAGGCGGAACTGCTGGCTCGAAGCCTCGCTCGCTACGCCAATGCAAAGTACAGCAACAAACTGTGTCGCAGGATAAAGGCGTCTCCTCCTCAAACCGGACTAAATCGAAAAAGCAGACGCAGTAATGTGAAGAATGGATTTGAGGCCTCATCCAAACTCCCTCAGCAGCCGCTGATTATTATTGACGACGTCGTCACCACCGGCAGCACAGTAGATGAGCTTGCGCGCACGCTGAAACAGGCGGGCGCGCTTGAGGTTTATGTTTTTAGCATTGCGAGACGCTCCATGGACTGA
- a CDS encoding alpha/beta fold hydrolase: MPDGRIDSVHLIGGWAQPQAALEPLAQALGGISVVTTWTLSDSYAALTRRLSAQWNERTLIVGWSLGGSLAIRRLAAENLKVARLALVACNPFFAGDSGWPGVGLELLDGFADDLNSDRVRLLRRFNLLQTQGAAAARAQARQTLNFASAIESWSEQQLSASLEWLRSWDLRDELAYLDVPVTHFLGEADAIAPVALAQCLQQNYPCHQVEIVGGMSHFPDAEASRFIAESLQSG; this comes from the coding sequence ATGCCTGACGGACGCATTGATTCGGTTCATCTGATTGGCGGCTGGGCGCAACCACAGGCGGCGCTCGAACCTTTAGCGCAGGCATTAGGCGGAATTTCAGTCGTTACGACTTGGACGCTGAGTGATTCCTATGCCGCGCTTACTCGACGGCTATCCGCCCAGTGGAATGAACGAACCCTGATCGTGGGATGGTCGTTAGGCGGTTCTTTGGCGATTCGTAGGTTAGCTGCGGAAAACCTGAAAGTAGCTCGCCTGGCGCTGGTGGCGTGTAATCCATTTTTCGCCGGGGATAGTGGGTGGCCAGGGGTTGGTTTGGAATTGCTCGACGGCTTTGCCGACGACTTGAACTCTGATCGCGTGCGATTGCTGAGGCGTTTCAATCTGTTGCAGACACAGGGCGCAGCGGCGGCGCGAGCGCAAGCTCGGCAGACTTTAAACTTCGCTTCTGCAATCGAGTCCTGGTCAGAGCAGCAGTTAAGCGCTTCGTTAGAGTGGTTGCGGAGCTGGGATTTACGTGATGAATTGGCATACCTTGATGTCCCGGTCACCCACTTTCTAGGGGAAGCGGATGCCATTGCGCCGGTCGCTCTAGCGCAATGCCTGCAACAAAACTATCCCTGCCACCAAGTGGAAATAGTGGGTGGTATGAGCCATTTCCCTGATGCGGAAGCAAGCCGTTTCATCGCGGAAAGCTTGCAGTCAGGATGA
- the bioB gene encoding biotin synthase BioB yields MQSPIRHDWSLEEVEALFALPFNDLLFQAQVTHRRNFDPNEVQVSTLLSIKTGACPEDCKYCPQSGHYNTGLEKEKLLEVEKVVNEAKAAKEKGASRFCMGAAWRNPRAKDMPYVLEMVKQVKSLGMETCMTLGMLTADQASELAGAGLDYYNHNLDTSENYYGEIITTRTYSDRLETLQNVRDAGMKVCCGGIMGMGESARDRAALLAQLANLPSHPESVPINMLVKVKGTPLEVQEDIDPFDFIRTIAVARILMPRSHVRLSAGREDMNEQMQAMCFLAGANSIFYGEKLLTTPNPEADKDMMLFKKLGIRPEQREQAHSEDQQEAYLHDVIQAHDQQQRMESMFYDATKTA; encoded by the coding sequence ATGCAATCACCCATCCGCCATGACTGGTCTCTGGAAGAGGTTGAAGCTCTCTTCGCGCTACCTTTCAATGACTTACTATTCCAGGCGCAAGTCACGCATAGGCGGAACTTCGATCCGAATGAAGTGCAGGTCAGTACTCTGCTTTCTATTAAGACCGGCGCCTGCCCTGAAGACTGTAAATACTGTCCACAGAGCGGCCACTACAATACTGGTCTTGAGAAAGAGAAGCTGCTGGAAGTGGAAAAAGTGGTGAACGAGGCCAAGGCCGCCAAAGAGAAAGGCGCCAGCCGTTTTTGTATGGGAGCGGCCTGGAGAAATCCCCGCGCCAAGGATATGCCTTATGTCCTTGAGATGGTCAAACAGGTGAAGTCTCTCGGCATGGAAACCTGCATGACCCTGGGCATGCTGACGGCTGATCAGGCGTCGGAGCTTGCTGGCGCAGGTTTGGATTATTACAACCATAACCTGGATACTTCCGAGAATTACTATGGTGAAATTATCACCACGCGGACTTACTCCGATCGTCTGGAAACGCTGCAAAATGTTAGAGACGCGGGCATGAAAGTCTGCTGCGGCGGCATTATGGGCATGGGTGAAAGCGCCCGCGACCGCGCTGCTTTGCTTGCTCAACTGGCGAACCTGCCCAGCCATCCTGAAAGCGTACCGATCAATATGCTAGTCAAAGTTAAGGGTACGCCACTGGAAGTGCAGGAAGACATAGATCCGTTTGATTTCATCCGCACCATCGCTGTAGCTCGCATCCTGATGCCCAGGTCTCATGTGCGCTTGTCCGCAGGACGTGAGGATATGAACGAACAGATGCAGGCGATGTGCTTCCTGGCGGGCGCCAACTCTATTTTTTATGGTGAAAAACTGCTGACCACGCCCAACCCGGAAGCAGATAAAGATATGATGTTGTTCAAGAAACTGGGTATTCGTCCAGAGCAGCGCGAGCAAGCGCATTCAGAGGACCAGCAGGAAGCGTACCTGCATGACGTCATTCAGGCGCATGACCAGCAACAGCGCATGGAAAGCATGTTCTACGACGCGACAAAAACTGCGTAA
- a CDS encoding putative metalloprotease CJM1_0395 family protein — translation MQIAGAGQPAISSVTPYSPPTKVSSSAVSISDLESTLPPVQPLEPSASSSSSNSFPTVIYNRFAQTSSVTPQVVQPTTTEEDGAVVVTGQEAPAVQTAPVSPNNGDGGEAVEGGSGAIQERGGEDGAPAASSQAEQPRRSAPDDSGGGLSESDLAAISQLARRDLEVRQHEQAHVSVGGLYAGAPQYSYSRGPDGRSYAVGGEVPIDVSLVPGNPEATIRKMEQVRRAALAPAEPSTQDRSVAARATQAILQARSELVQQQADERAELQAEQQQEREQRQQEESRGSSSERESEAIRTYLDLIRIGQAFEQGLQPSIQLDEVI, via the coding sequence GTGCAGATAGCCGGAGCGGGACAACCCGCCATCAGTTCTGTTACCCCATACTCGCCTCCCACGAAGGTGAGCAGCTCGGCTGTCTCTATTTCTGACCTGGAATCCACCCTGCCGCCGGTGCAACCATTGGAGCCCAGCGCTTCTTCTTCCTCCTCCAACTCTTTTCCTACTGTTATCTACAATCGCTTTGCGCAAACCTCAAGCGTGACGCCTCAGGTAGTCCAGCCCACAACTACGGAGGAGGATGGGGCGGTGGTGGTTACTGGTCAAGAAGCACCTGCTGTACAGACCGCGCCTGTATCGCCAAATAATGGTGATGGTGGAGAAGCGGTTGAAGGGGGGTCTGGAGCTATCCAGGAAAGAGGCGGTGAAGATGGAGCGCCTGCAGCGTCGAGCCAGGCTGAGCAGCCCAGGCGCTCGGCCCCTGACGACTCTGGTGGTGGGCTGAGTGAAAGTGATTTAGCAGCAATCTCCCAATTGGCGCGACGGGATCTTGAAGTGCGGCAGCATGAGCAGGCGCACGTGTCTGTTGGCGGTCTCTATGCGGGCGCTCCCCAATATTCCTATTCCCGTGGGCCGGATGGACGCTCCTACGCTGTTGGCGGTGAAGTGCCGATTGATGTGTCGTTAGTGCCTGGGAACCCTGAGGCCACTATAAGGAAAATGGAGCAGGTTCGAAGAGCGGCGTTGGCGCCGGCGGAGCCTTCTACTCAGGACCGCTCTGTCGCTGCGCGTGCGACTCAGGCCATTTTGCAGGCGCGTTCCGAGCTTGTACAGCAACAGGCGGATGAGCGCGCGGAGTTGCAGGCTGAACAACAACAGGAACGTGAGCAGCGGCAGCAGGAGGAGAGTCGCGGTTCTTCCAGTGAGCGTGAAAGCGAAGCCATTCGCACCTATCTTGACTTGATCCGTATAGGACAAGCTTTCGAGCAGGGATTACAGCCCAGCATTCAATTAGACGAAGTGATCTAA
- the bioC gene encoding malonyl-ACP O-methyltransferase BioC, with translation MNHAVTIKSFVSTSPLSDLERGAVDKSKVAESFSAAAATYDLLAGMQKEVGESLVSLSREGCPQDIIDVGCGTGWLTHRLKNSFPEARLCAYDLSPGMIEYALAHHDNVAEIWAVADMESLPVANASQDLVFSNMAMQWLDDPRAWFAEASRVLRPGGRLICSTLLTQTLFELEQAWHGVDGGRHVNRFLSAEQVAEAAVSCGLRGECRESLYVRFHDSALDVMKELKGIGAHNIQSERPQGLTGKRRLRRVIENYEKCRQEQGVPATYHVGVCVYSRI, from the coding sequence ATGAATCATGCAGTAACTATTAAATCCTTTGTATCGACTTCCCCTCTTTCAGATTTGGAGCGTGGCGCCGTGGATAAATCCAAAGTGGCGGAATCATTTAGCGCCGCGGCTGCGACTTATGACCTTCTGGCCGGCATGCAAAAAGAAGTGGGTGAGAGCCTGGTGTCGCTCAGTCGGGAAGGCTGTCCGCAAGATATTATCGATGTGGGGTGTGGTACGGGGTGGTTGACTCATCGCCTGAAAAACAGCTTTCCTGAAGCGAGATTATGCGCCTATGACCTGTCGCCTGGGATGATTGAGTACGCCCTTGCGCATCACGATAACGTGGCGGAGATCTGGGCTGTCGCCGATATGGAGTCCCTGCCTGTGGCCAATGCGAGTCAGGATCTTGTGTTCAGCAATATGGCGATGCAGTGGCTGGATGATCCTCGTGCCTGGTTTGCCGAGGCGAGCAGGGTGTTACGGCCTGGAGGCCGACTGATTTGCTCCACATTACTGACGCAAACACTGTTTGAACTGGAGCAGGCATGGCATGGAGTGGATGGGGGCCGCCACGTCAATCGCTTTCTGAGTGCTGAACAGGTTGCCGAAGCTGCGGTTTCCTGTGGATTGCGAGGGGAATGCAGAGAGTCTTTGTACGTACGCTTTCATGACTCAGCGCTTGATGTAATGAAAGAACTTAAAGGCATCGGCGCCCATAATATTCAATCTGAGCGCCCGCAAGGACTGACTGGTAAGCGCCGACTCCGTCGTGTTATCGAGAATTATGAAAAATGCAGACAGGAGCAGGGTGTGCCCGCTACATATCATGTTGGCGTCTGTGTATACAGCAGGATCTAA
- a CDS encoding NAD(P)/FAD-dependent oxidoreductase, protein MELFETSIVVIGAGVVGLSVAKALAEGGQDVLLLERESLIGSGISSRNSEVIHAGIYYPQGSLKAETCVRGKALLYEYCASRGIPHKRCGKLIVATHPEQMDALQQISETAAANGVTDLQWLTQAQALAMEPELSSVGALHSPSTGIIDSHQYMLSLQGDFERAGGMTAFNAPLLGGRIDAGRVALNVGGAAPCQVRAEVVVNCAGLDAMGVLANVDGYPVAGIPPIYFAKGSYFSLSGRSPFQRLIYPVPEAGGLGVHLTLDMGGQARFGPDVEWVDRPEFSVNPQRMAKFAQAIRNYWPALQEGMLQPAYAGVRPKLSSQGARAEDFVIDTPEHNGVAGWYNLFGIESPGLTASLALAETVSKRILNR, encoded by the coding sequence ATGGAGCTTTTTGAAACATCCATTGTAGTGATTGGCGCAGGCGTCGTGGGACTAAGCGTCGCCAAAGCTTTGGCGGAAGGTGGACAGGATGTGCTGCTGTTGGAGCGCGAGAGTCTTATTGGCTCCGGTATATCATCTCGCAATAGTGAAGTGATTCATGCAGGTATCTACTATCCGCAAGGCAGCCTGAAAGCCGAAACCTGCGTAAGAGGTAAAGCGTTGTTGTACGAATACTGCGCTTCTCGCGGGATTCCTCATAAGCGTTGCGGGAAGCTCATTGTTGCAACTCACCCTGAACAGATGGATGCCTTGCAGCAAATATCTGAGACGGCTGCCGCCAATGGCGTGACGGACTTGCAGTGGTTGACCCAGGCCCAAGCCCTGGCGATGGAGCCCGAGTTAAGTTCTGTCGGCGCGCTGCACTCTCCTTCCACCGGCATTATCGACAGTCATCAGTATATGTTGTCTTTGCAGGGCGACTTTGAGCGCGCGGGCGGAATGACAGCGTTCAATGCGCCACTGCTGGGCGGGCGTATTGATGCGGGGCGGGTTGCTTTGAACGTTGGCGGCGCGGCGCCCTGCCAGGTGCGTGCGGAAGTGGTTGTGAATTGCGCTGGACTGGATGCGATGGGAGTGCTTGCTAACGTGGATGGATATCCTGTTGCTGGAATTCCTCCGATCTATTTCGCCAAAGGAAGTTACTTTTCTTTATCAGGGCGCAGCCCTTTTCAACGTTTGATATACCCTGTGCCGGAAGCAGGCGGACTGGGAGTGCACCTGACCTTGGACATGGGCGGACAGGCGCGGTTCGGCCCGGATGTTGAGTGGGTCGATCGGCCGGAGTTCAGTGTAAACCCCCAACGGATGGCTAAGTTCGCTCAGGCTATACGCAATTACTGGCCTGCGCTGCAGGAAGGCATGCTGCAGCCGGCGTATGCAGGAGTTCGCCCCAAATTGTCGTCGCAAGGCGCGCGCGCAGAGGACTTTGTCATCGATACGCCTGAACACAACGGTGTTGCAGGATGGTATAACCTGTTCGGTATTGAATCCCCAGGTTTGACGGCTTCGCTTGCTCTGGCTGAGACGGTGTCGAAACGGATATTAAATCGTTAA
- the bioF gene encoding 8-amino-7-oxononanoate synthase — MSKWGHLAQTLTARKQQDLYRSRLTIDSPQAPRVMIEGREYLAFCSNDYLGLANDPRLIAAAQQALSEFGLGGGASHLVIGHHRAHHELELDLAEFTGRDRALLFSTGYMANLGVASALLGRGDYVIEDKLNHASLLDAGMLSGARLLRYRHADAEHLALRLDEVGDSRALVITDGVFSMDGDIAPLDAIAQVCHSKDAMLMVDDAHGFGVLGTEGGGCAAHFQMNQVQVPVLMGTLGKSYGAAGAFVAGSGELIETLVQFARTYIYTTSMPPAIAAAARVSLRISREETWRRERLNELVTRFRKEAIGMGYQLAASSTPIQPVFIGDAAAAMELSQALRKEGILITAIRPPTVPANTSRLRVTFSAAHTDDDLNQLLEVLHKYRGATNIAGVANA; from the coding sequence ATGTCGAAATGGGGGCATTTGGCGCAGACGCTGACTGCGCGGAAACAGCAGGATCTTTATCGCAGTCGCCTGACGATAGATAGCCCTCAAGCGCCTCGGGTCATGATAGAGGGGCGAGAGTATCTCGCTTTCTGCAGTAATGATTATCTGGGGTTGGCCAACGACCCGCGGCTCATCGCCGCCGCACAGCAGGCTTTAAGCGAGTTTGGTCTTGGCGGCGGGGCATCCCATCTCGTTATTGGACACCACCGCGCCCATCATGAGCTGGAACTGGATCTGGCCGAATTCACCGGGCGCGACCGCGCCTTGCTTTTTTCAACCGGGTATATGGCTAACCTCGGCGTGGCGTCTGCCCTATTGGGTAGGGGCGATTATGTCATTGAGGACAAACTGAACCATGCCTCGCTGTTGGATGCGGGAATGTTATCCGGGGCGAGACTGCTGCGCTATCGCCATGCGGACGCCGAGCATTTGGCGTTGCGTCTGGATGAGGTGGGCGATAGTCGGGCTTTGGTCATTACGGACGGCGTATTTAGTATGGATGGCGACATAGCTCCCTTAGATGCGATAGCGCAGGTATGTCACAGCAAAGACGCCATGCTGATGGTGGATGATGCTCATGGCTTCGGCGTGTTGGGAACCGAGGGGGGAGGATGTGCTGCGCATTTTCAGATGAACCAGGTTCAGGTTCCAGTACTGATGGGAACGCTCGGAAAGTCCTATGGCGCGGCAGGGGCCTTCGTTGCTGGTTCTGGCGAATTGATAGAAACGCTGGTGCAATTCGCCCGGACTTATATTTACACCACTTCCATGCCTCCGGCTATCGCTGCGGCGGCGCGCGTCAGTCTGCGGATAAGCCGGGAGGAGACTTGGCGCCGTGAACGATTGAATGAATTGGTGACGCGCTTCCGTAAAGAGGCAATAGGAATGGGCTATCAGTTGGCGGCCTCTTCCACTCCAATACAACCTGTTTTTATAGGTGACGCAGCGGCGGCAATGGAACTGAGCCAGGCGTTACGTAAAGAAGGCATTTTGATAACAGCGATTCGTCCCCCAACTGTTCCGGCAAACACCTCACGCCTGCGCGTCACGTTTAGCGCCGCTCATACGGATGATGACCTGAACCAATTATTGGAAGTTCTCCATAAATACCGTGGCGCCACCAATATCGCTGGAGTGGCGAATGCCTGA
- the bioD gene encoding dethiobiotin synthase has protein sequence MAKTFFVTGTDTEVGKTFVSAALLHAAAAMGKRTLGLKPVASGCEQTPEGLRNEDALALQQYATVKLPYAQVNPVALEPAIAPHIAAQQAGRTLSAPRLVGLCRGALMTPHDFSLVEGAGGWLTPLNPREYLSDLAAMLDIPVILVVGMRLGCINHALLTVEALRGRRLKLAGWVANQVSEETMPQLSDNLETLSARISAPCLGVVPRAEAPDSPSVQTALRLAPLFEV, from the coding sequence ATGGCTAAAACGTTTTTTGTAACCGGGACAGATACTGAAGTTGGTAAGACTTTTGTCTCCGCTGCGTTACTGCACGCGGCGGCGGCGATGGGGAAGCGTACGCTAGGATTGAAGCCGGTGGCGTCCGGGTGCGAGCAGACGCCTGAAGGGCTTCGAAATGAAGACGCATTAGCATTACAGCAGTACGCCACGGTGAAGCTTCCTTACGCTCAAGTAAATCCGGTTGCTCTAGAGCCTGCGATTGCGCCCCATATTGCTGCGCAGCAGGCGGGGCGAACATTATCAGCTCCTCGCTTGGTCGGATTGTGTCGAGGCGCCTTGATGACGCCGCATGACTTTTCTTTGGTGGAGGGCGCTGGCGGCTGGTTGACGCCGTTGAATCCGCGGGAATATTTAAGTGACCTCGCCGCGATGTTGGATATTCCTGTCATTCTCGTGGTGGGCATGCGTTTGGGCTGTATCAATCACGCCTTGCTGACAGTAGAAGCGCTGCGTGGTCGCCGTTTGAAGCTGGCGGGATGGGTGGCGAATCAGGTCTCGGAGGAAACCATGCCCCAATTGTCGGATAATCTCGAGACGCTGAGCGCAAGAATATCCGCACCCTGCCTGGGCGTCGTTCCCAGAGCTGAGGCGCCGGACAGTCCCAGTGTTCAGACCGCCTTGCGGCTGGCTCCATTGTTTGAAGTATAG